AAATACgttcaactctttgcactgTAAGGTCACCTCTGACACGGTGACATTTGCGACATTGTGAACTAAATATGAGAATTCTGATTGTATTCGTTTTGTTGATAGAAGTATAAAGTTCAAATGACTCCAAGCAATTCCTGCATTAGAGAAGTTAGACTATAGTTGACAGAGAAAGGGTGAGAGTTATAGTGCAGAGGGTTTAATGGAATTATTCCTAGTCAATGGGGTTTCGATGGGCACGTTTATTCTGAGAAGGAAGTAcgtgatttctttttattgtatcGTTAAGTATAAAGACACTCGAAGGCACCACTCGCACTGGCTgagatgttttaatatttcatgggGAAACGTTCCTTGGACCGCTTCACATTCATTTGAATTGCAATCATTCCCATGCTGCGTGTGAATAAATCATGGCCCGTGAATTTTTGAGAGTTTCGCCGAGTTCTTTTCGTCGAAGAGAATACTAAAGCTAGGAGTAATTTAGTGACGGTGATTCTTAACGTGAAGTGATTTTTGAGTACGAAAATTGCTAGGATACCTGACGGTTCCATTAGAAACATTATAGAATTAACAAGCTTCTATTTAGATAGAAAATAATGTCAAAGATAAAAGTAACTCTAATCGAAATCACAGTTATAAGCCATCGATCGCAATCCTCGGATTCTCGTTGACAATAGAATGAAAAAAGACTAACGGTTCGTATAAGGATTTACGCAATATTTTTGGAAAAGTTTGTAAATCTTTACAGAGTAAAATATACAACTGAGTAATACGGCAtactttacataaaaattaacaaaagttaAGACTAACAATACGGTACACCTTAAGCTAATTCTTCTTGCTGAATAAAATCATAGTTCAATCGGTACACAAGATTCATTTGACTGATAGTTAATTAAATTGCTATATTACAAGCATCGTGTTATCACCAGAAGTAGCACGTTCCGTTCGTTTTTAGTCTCGGTTGATCCTTTCAAATCTTCGTTCAGAGGGTGGGCTGTATTAAATGCCGACGGGTTGATCTTCGACTATCACGTGAGGATTTGCGTGTAGGTCGTAGCTTGGATCTCCATCCGTAGCCATTCTTCCCAACCAGGAGAACAAAATTAGAATTCCAATAAATGCTAGTATTCCCATAATACCTATCACTGCGTATCTTTCGTATATCGACCCAGATGTGTTCCTACGCCTTGGCGGTGGACTGACTATCAGCTTCCACCACCTTAAGAACCACTCCATGGCTGACTTCCTCTTGTATTTGTTCTCATCGTGATCGAAGGATATCTCCTTAGGATCATCGTACGCCTCGCAAACCTTCCGTGATGTTGGTGTGGATAATCCCAAAGATGAATCGATATTTACAATAGAATAAGGTGGACCAAGTTTCTGATTGTTTAAATGCACGTTGTTGATATTGGTGTGTACTGAGTTCATGCTACTAGAGGCGCGTGATGTAGCTACTGTGGGAGAGGATGAAGTTGTTAAAGTGTGATTCTGATAGGATGTGGATTCAACTCTTAGCGATGGACGTTCCTGTTCTGGTTTCTGCTCTCTGTCTTCGCTGAGCTATGGAAAGAGATAGTGTAAGTTATTTGTACATCATTTGGAATAATGAAGATTGTGTACAATTGCTTCAAATATATACCAGAGGCAAACCAAGACCAGCTCGTGCCCAGTTAACTCCTGCCAACTTTTCTCTCAATACATCAGCCACAGGAGAGACCAATTTCGAGTCAGGAAAGATACATTCCTTGCACGCTGGACATGTGTATCCTGCTGGTGCCGTTGTTGCTGGCAAATGCCTGGCATATTTATCCAAACATGCCCAATGAAACATGTGATAGCAAGTTAGCCGAACACAGTCACCTTCGTTTAAGTTTAATGAACATAGATTACAGACTGGATTGTAGTCATGATCGTGGAGCCACAGAATATACGACTGTACGATACACTGAAAAAGATACAACAAATTTGATGGCATTAATGTAGGTTCATCATGGAAAGACAAGATATGTCCCTAAAGTTGCAAGCAATCTGTTGACATTTGTATGAATAACAATGTCAATAAGTTTTCTATGACAAATTTAGTTTCAGTGTTATTAGAGAACACTGTGAACTGTACATAAACATTACATTGTTTCTAGTATTTATTCAACACGATTGCATCATCGATAAAAATTGTTTGTCATAAATTGACGTCTAGATGTtccttattaaattaattcaattattgtcCAAGTTATTAATGACTGTATACGCACCTTTGGATGATTTGTAACCATACAATGTTCACAAACATTGACACGGTgttcaaaacaaaataaatttgttactcTTCGTTTCGGACACTTGCACAGCCCCATATTTTATGAAGACAATACGTTCACAGCATTAAATTACGTATAAGAACGAAACGATGAACTAGTTAATAAGGAACACTCCCATTAATGAGTCTTTTCACATGACATATCGTAGTCTCATGACGGTTTCAAGCTTCATCATAGTATGACACGGCCACCATGTTTCATCGGCCACGTCGTCTGACATTTTGCTAGGAAAACAGAGAGGAAACCACCAATAAGATTTTTCCGTTAAACGTCCCTGGCAAATCAACGCTTTTCTTTAGAAGTTTGTTCGAATACTTTCTGTTGAATGGAATACTCACATTCAAAAACTttccaaaattacaatatttacgcGTAACATAAAAGGAAAgctgtaataaaaaaaatactatgACTGCAGACTGCACATTCTtccaaaaaaattatataatttaagaaattttctcATTATGATTTTCTGTACaagtacaatttatttaatttgtatttcattcaattgtattctgtatatttatatgttacGTGACTCTtgtcaacattttttattgaataccaTTATAAACAAGCTCCATATACAATACTCTGTCCctggaatatattttttaagacaATTAATCtacatctttttatttttatacattaaaaattaattaaacgcacTGTTACTAACGATTACTTCGTATTGTTGATGTATAGAATTTAAACGACCAGTTTGaaatcgaaataattaaaattcataaacattTAAACTGGGAGTCCCATATGTTCATATGATACTGTTAGGCATAAACAAATACAACATGCTCCATTTACAAAGTAcaaaatgtacatataattatcaataacttttgtaataattggtaatttataataacttcTTTAGTTTGTAATacagtaaataataatcaattcgaTGCCTAGTTCTTCTTTGTAGTCAGCAAAATGGCTGGATTGTTTAGATTCGTTAAAAGTATAACAACTATACAATTACCGGTACAAAACAGGAATGTATCGTTATCTGCGACATCGTATCTTAAAGAAAGTGAGTAgcaactattaattatttaacagaaatttgaaaaacgGCTTGAACTTTATGACGATCCCATGTTTTGAATATTCTAACCTATACTTTCGAATTTATGTAACCTCTCATCTCACTTTTCTTTGTAGTTATCGAGAAAAGGGAAGGGAATACAATAACATATGAGGGAATTATAAAACCTGACGAAAATGATAAACGATTTCTAAAACCTAAAGGAAATGCCTGTCCTGTGTGTTCCTCTGGTCTTGACATTAAACATACAGTATGAGTTTACTTTCTGACATAAATTATATGTTCCAATCAAGTATctcaatttgtaatatttctaaatagttAAAAAACTATTTTAGGATGTCCTTATACTTAGTCAGTTCGTAAGATCGAACGGTAACATGTTACCACGTAGAATCACTGGTCTGTGCAAAGTACAACAGAAAAGAATAACCACAATGGTTGTGATGGCTCAGAAAGCTggtaaagtataattaatttatttgaattgaaCTCAATCTTggaaattcattaatattaaagataCTCCTATTGTTTTTGTCCCGTAGGATTAATGCCAAATTTAGCTCCACGAAATTCTAAGAACGACCCTACCAGAAGGTACCAATGGAAGAAGTATAATACGTACTATGACGAGGAAACTATTAAACAGAGATATTGGTTgaattaattctataattatatgtaataaatatgaatgataAAAGAAGTAATAAACACATGTTTCGTTGGTTATTGAAcgatttattttcgttatttaagCCATACGTTTAATGTTCCTCTATCATCGATTCACTCAGTAAATACTTTGTTCGCGTGTAATTCGACGTAACCGAATAGGTTAGAAATCATGTTGAAACGTAGGCTAATAACAACTTCGTGGTGTAAATTTCAAAAACGATACGTGCAAAATAGTTCTAAGGTAGTGAAAGGTGAACGCAATGATCATGAAATTGCAAAGATTCGCAATATCGGAATTTTGGCGCACATCGATGCTGGTTtgttgaattatattatatttatcaatataacCTATTATTCTACGATGTATCTGTCacgcaaataatttttaataatgactTTTCAGGCAAGACAACTACCACGGAAAGAATGTTATTTTACTCTGGCATCATTCGATCCATGGGAGAAGTACATCATGGCAATACGGTAACAGATTACATGGACCAAGAACGTCAACGCGGCATAACTATCACTTCAGCAGCGGTGACGTTTGAATGGAAAAATCatcttattaatttaatagacACCCCAGGGCATATTGACTTTACCATGGAGGTGGAACAAACTCTAAAGGTATTGGATGGAGCAGTAGTTATACTCGATGGTTCTGCAGGTGTGGAAGCTCAGACACAGACTGTGTACAAGCAAGCTGATAAATATGGCATACccaaaattatttatgtaaacaaaATGGATAGAGCAGATGCGAATTTCGATGCAAGTCTGAAGTCTATTGAGTCAAAATTACATGTAGAAGCTTTACCTATACAGTTCCCCATTAAGGTGCAAAGGCATTTGAATGGCATAGTGGATGTAATTACTCTagagaaaatgattttcgagACAAATGATGCaggtatgaaactaacaaaattgaAGTTGTCAGAGAAAGAGGACAAAAGCCTATGGGAAATGGCACTTGAGAAGCGTAGGCTTCTAACTGATAAATTGTCTGGTATGGATGACAATCTAGCCAATGTAATTATTGCACAGGAGTCTTTGGATAACATTACACCACAATTATTAACAGATGCTTTACGCAGGAGTACTATACATATGAAAGGTGTTCCTGTACTCTTAGGTAGTTCTTACAAGAACATAGGAGTGCAGCCTTTAATGGACAGCGTCCTCTTGTATCTACCATCTCCTGATCAGAGTAAATacttcaaatattataaatccttTGATAATCATTTGTCTGCCAGAGCATTTAAAGTAGTGCACGATAAGCAAAGAGGAGCTCTTACTTTCTTCAGAATTTACACTggagaaatgaagaaaaatgacAAAGTGTATAATGTTCAGAAAGAAACATCCGAACAGGTCACTAAATTATACACTGCTTGTGCGGATGATTACCAAGAGGTATTAAAGATTACTAATGGCAACATTGCAGCAGCTGCAGGACTCAAAACTACCACAACCGGTGACCTAATAGTAACCAACGCATTAGCAGTCAACAGAGCACGAGAAAAGCTCGAATCAAATACAAATATCACACCAGAAGAGATAAACAACTTCTTCGATTCGAACTCAGCGTTAGAGCATGTTTTCTTCTGTGCAATTGAAGCGCCATCTCTCTCTTATCAGGTAGCTTTGGAGTCTGCTCTGAAGCAACTGGAAAGGGAAGATGCAGGTTTAAAGGTAACTCTAGACGAGGAGACTGGGCAGACTATCCTCGCTGGCATGGGCGAACTGCACATAGAAATCATCAAAGAAAGAATTCGATCAGAGTTCAAAATCGACGCAGATATTGGCCCACTGCAAATTGCCTACAGAGAGACAATAGTAGACCCCGTTAGAGACACTTTCACTACAGAGTACGCAATAGGGAAGTATAACTATGCAGTCACGCTCACTATATCATTAATACCAAACTACAAGGAAGCCCGAACTCTGCTGCTAGACAAATCACCAGAATCCTGTTCAAACATAAGCGCTATATCACTGAAAGTAATGAAAGCAGTAGAGAAGGGTGTAAAATCGGTTCTGTTGCATGGGCCTAAGCTAAGTTACCCTGTTATAAACATGGGAGTCAAGTTACATTGGTTGGAGTTTAAACCTGCCACTCCAACAACAATTATCACCGCAGCTGTGTCTCAAGCTATCAGGAAGGtacttttattcattatttgacATCATCATACTTTACAATAACGTTCCTTTCATGCTCCACCGTCTCAACTACATTCTTCTATACTCCTAAATGCCTGTTTTCGTTTCCAGCTTTCACCTCTGACAAAATCAGCATAGACCTCGGCTTTTGATCCAGCATGGTCCTTTTCATGTTCCGCTTGTCGCCGGTTTTCGTCTCTTCACGCAACAAGTACCTGTCGTGCCATTTCTCTTGCATGGCTCTCATAGCGTTCTCCTCTTCGCTATGTATGCAGGTGTCTGTGAACGTTTTAGGGACACTGAACTTCTTGAACACGTCCTCCGAAAGACTAGTGTCCTGGCGTTTAGATCTAGCGTTCATCAATGGCAGAGCATAGCGTTTCAACTTGGCGTGCCGCTTGAACTCTGACGTCCGGGGTAGCTTGCCTTGTCGGTCGAAGAAGTCGTTGATCAGAATGTCGCTCTTGATCTGCAAGTTCCTCAGGAAACTCTCCTCGAGTTTCCTCTTGGTGCCTTTGCTGTCGTTGCTGTCCTCTGAGCTGACGTTGTCGCCGCTGACGTGCTTCGACGTGCCCTTCTGATTGCTAGCCTCCCTGAATCTGCTTTTGGTTCTCTTGACGTTGGTCTGGGTCGACCTCTCGACGCCACGAATACCCCACTTCAACATGTAAGCGTCGAGGAAGCTGTGGTACAGCTCGGAGCAGACCTCCTGGTGCTCGTAGTGCTTGTCTATGAAATAGACCCTACGCAGGCGGCAGTTGCCGCAGATTTGCAGTCTCTGAGTGGCAGCGTAGGTGCTGTTGAAGGCGGTTTGAGTTAACTGCGACAGGTCCAGTTCCAACTTGTTCCATCCGGCCTCCAGTTTCACCCTCACGCGACATATCACGCCCTTGGAGTTGTACCTTTCCGACTCCGCGTTGGTGAACTGGAAGTGGTGCAGGCAGCTCTGTGTGTCCACTACCTGCGTCGTTCACGAGGActgtgttaacgctagaactatgcTTGAAACAATTAGGATCTTAAGTGATGCCTGACAAGATCATTGCTGAACACTAGAACAACTGAGCAGTCAAATCATTTCCAAATTTGTTTATAGGACCTCTAAGAATACGGCTACTGAGATTTCAATTATGATTCATTTTGGGTatcactaaatcaatttctttagtaattccacagagaagcatctgttatctttctaataattaggAAAGAAGAACGTGTTgggtagttctaacgttaactCTCAATCTTAACACACTGGacgctaaatttcagctacagCTACAGCTCTATCCTGTTTGATCAAGACCAGATcaccaatttcaaatttcccctTCAATTCTAAAGAATCCACTGACAACACACCAGCTACTGACATCACACTAACtacctcggtagttctagcgtgatTCCTCCTATCTCTAGTCAGCGTAATTCACTCAGATACTCCACCTGCACTTGCAAGCGGCAGTGCGAGTTCAGGTTCTtgatgacgacgacgaggacCGGCAGTTCAATACTGAGGAACCTTGACGAATCTGACGGGCAGAGGATCGAGGTGCCGTAGTCGTCCGGTTGCTCTAGGTCCTGCACTTCGATGACCTGCCGATTCCCGGTTCCAGTAAATTAGAACCGCACAGAATTAACTCAAGAGAACCTACATTCTCCAGCAGATCCGAGTCAAGGATCTTGCGAATGCGACCCGACTGCGACTGGCGCTTGCTCCAGTACTCTAGCGGCTTCTCGCCGACGCTGTACAGTAGCGAGACATACCCAGCAACCATTGAACCACGAGATTCACTCTCGACACCGGGGAACGTCGACTCGAATCCACGCTTCTTGTTCGCAGACTACGTCGCTGGAGAATTTCGACACGGCGATCGGTTCACGCGACGCCAGTCAACTTTTCCCTTAGAAATATCCCCTATCCCTATGAACGTGGTAGTTCCACACTGACGAAACGTCGATGTGTCTGTCCAGTTGATGCACGCCAGCACGATCCTACTGCTGGAGCCGATAATGCAGCTGGAAGTGGTGGTGGAGGCCGAGTACGCGGGGGCTGTCATGGCGGACCTCCGGAAGAGGCGAGCAGAAATTCACAGTTTCGATGTTCGCGGCGAGAACAAGGTAACCAAGAGTAGTTTCGATGCTTTCACCTGGATCGTTACGTTTCTAGTTTTTGGGAGAGAACTGGGAGAACTGGGAATTTtgtcccaacgtttcgccagcaTTGCAGCTAAAGACTGATACTGATGCCTTTAGCTCCCTGACGAAGCCAGCTGCAGTGCTGGTGaaacgaatattcatttttctaggaacagaaTAAACTTTactgatataaaataataaaatgataatataaaaaaaccaataagtgactgccgtatatacacggcactcgtcgcgaaagggttaaagttgtACTATAGACGATTAGGATAAATACTCATGCCATTGCATCGACGTAAACGCTTCATGAATATCTGTCAAACTCGACACGCGTCAAACTGACAATTCCGTACACCTGATAAAATTCCTACACGGCTCTCCCGAAAGCCAGAAATGAATGTAAGGTAACGAAGAGTTAACAATTGAACAACGTATGAAATACAGGTGATCAACTGCTGCGTCCCCCTGGCAGAGACGTTAGGCTACTCGACGGCGCTGAGGATAGCGTCCTCGGGTCACGCGACGTTCTCCATGGAATTCAACCGCTACGAACCGTTAGATTCGTACAACGAAGCGGAGGTGATCAAGAAGGTCACGGGAGTGATCTAGGAGCGAACGATGTCTCAGAGTAAAGAAATAAACGGTCACGTGACGACGGGATAAATGTGTAGACGAGAGCCTGGCGAACGGCTAGCTTCCCTTTCTCTCTGATCCTTTTGAATTCTcgtgtattaataaaaatcagcGTAGTTCAACTTTACAAAGGTGTAAATTCGGTCGATCCAGCGTAAAAATCGTTTCACACAGACGGCAACAACGCTTACACCTAAGGAGGACAACGGCTCGCGCGTCTTATCCTCGATTAATTACATGCTCGgtttcacattttttttattcgttccaatctaatgaaaatatattgcaGCATTATCAATGGTGCGTTACAATCTTTCTTATACGATCGTCGTTCGCGGTCGCCGATCGCCGGGGCCGGGTGACCGGCGGAGCAAGAAACCcgaagagagacggagaggagGAAATTACaaactgctgctgctgctgctgctgctgctctgTGGGACCGGTCCCGCGATCGGCCGCCGcgcataaatatattaatattgctTAAGATCATGCAAAAATGTCATACatagtaaaatatatgtatgcgtatatattattatatgtatggagggattaaatgttaaaaatgggGATGAGACTTGCAACGAACACGTCGGTTGCACAGAAATCTTTCTCTCGGAAAAGTATTGCAAATGGGAACGACTCCAGGGGATGAAACGTTCGAGTGCGCCGGCGTCGCGCGCGGCACTCGTTCGCCAAGTGAAACGTACAATAAACTGGCGAGCGACGCGACGGTGCAATTCCgggcgcgcacgcacgcacgctcgcGTCGCCGTTGAGCCTTTCAAGATCGGTTTAACCTCCGAATCGCGCGGCAACGTTCGCGGCTCGATCGAGTCGGGCGCAATCCAAAGACGACGGAGTTCCCTTATCCCTACGTCAACACGTTTTGAGCTCTGGAAAATCGATTGCCTTGAACGGCGCGCGATCGTCGCGGCCAGTATAAAATCCTCTGTCGACATACAATTCGATTCCTTACAAAAAAGAGAAGTAGAACAAAGAGAACAAAAAGTATagaacgaagaaagaaagagaacgaaGAGATACGTGACAATCTTATTAATATGCTCGGTCGTTACATCCTAATTTGTTTGCGTGAAACGTTACGAagtttaaatacaattacatatCACTTGCGCGCGCATATAAAACCGTTATCGTCCACGAGAGGGTAGAAAATACAGCACGCGCGGAGAGTTTCTTAATTAACAAACAGCTCAGATATCGGCTCGACTTCTGGCCGCGTCTCGTTCGAGgtacatcatatatatatatatgtttctttttccatttcgaaacGTTCTTTTCCCGTATCGGTCGCGAGATCAGTGTTTTCCCCATCGCGGAAGAGGGGAAAAGCGACGAGGATGCCTCGCTCGTCGCGCGCGTTCCCCGACCAACGTCGAGTCCTCGGGAAACGAGACCGATCCTCGCTGGCGGATCGCAGGGAAGGCGAAACCGGAATTCCCTCCCGAGGAACCGATCCGCGTCTCCGGGGCCCGAGGAggaattaaaaaagtaaacgCAATTCGCCGGCGGAATCTCATGACAAGGGTAACCGTATCGGTCGCGAAAAGAACGCCCGTCGCGTACAATGAGAAACGGGAATATCGGGTGTCAGCGACATCCTTTTATTGCATCCTTCACGAATAAAAATCGCAGTTAGCGTTCGTCGACGTCCATCGACGGAACGGCGAGAGTCAACGTTTCCGACGCGTCCTGTCAACGACGAAACGCGTCGCGCGGGGTAGACAATATCGTTTTCCCGACGATTACAATAACAAAGAATGTCGGCGCAACAATCAATGGGGAGAAAAGACAAAATTCGTTGCAGAGGGTCTTCCGTTTAATACTGCCCAACAAAGATCAATAGTTTTCTCGTTTAGCGGCGTCGTATGGCAACAGCTGGCTgatgtagaaaagaaattcctCGCAAAGCTTCTCCTATCGCGTCATGGTTCCTACTGCTCctcttcgtcgtcttcttcatcatcatcatcaatcAACAATCatcctcatcatcatcatcatcctccCCGCTCCCGTACAACCCTACGATTTCGTCCGCACACGGTTATTGCAGCAAATACACGTGACACCATTTCATTCCGGGTCGTCCTCGTTCGACCCGTACTCGAGGCCCTCCTGGCGTCACAAGCTGACCAATTTCGGCGGGTTGGCGTCCGGGGAGCTGAGGTCCACGGCGGATAGGTTGTTTCTCTGTTGCGTCGAGCAGGACGGTATCATGGGCGTGGAGACCGGCGTGAGGCCTGTGCCGCCTTCCATCAGCGACTCGAAGTTGAACGGTATGCCGCTGGTCGGTGTCGTGATCGGCATGCCCGCGACGTCCATCGACGGCTTCATGAACGCTGGCGTCTCCACCGTCTTGAACGGCAACGTGTCCGGCCGCTCCTTCGGCTCGCTGAAGATCGGCAACGAGTTCGGTCTGTTGTTGTTGTCGAACCCGACCGGCAGCGAGTTCGGCCGGTTCGGTCTGACGTTCGCGTTCATCGTCGTCTCCTGTTTACCCATCACGTTGTCGTTCTCGGTGAATTGATCCTCGGCCGGAAGGTCCGGCTTTATCACGGGCTTGATGTCCGGAGGTGACGCCGAGCGGAGCCGGCAAACCGCTCTGTGGGCTTCCAGGATGAACTCTAGCTCGTCTTTGGCCTGCTGCAGCTGGTGGATCTCCTCCTGCAAGCTCTGTTTCTTTTGTTCCAGACCCTCAGTCTCCTGCAAACGGAACGCGCCTGTTAGTTACGTGATTGTTACCTCTTCAAAGCTTTATCTACTTAACCAATTCTCTATCGAGGATTCTGATACTTGGCTTTAAGCTACTGCCTTTCATACCCTAACTGTTACATACATCTTAACATACCCTAAACTTTCATTGCAAGCCCTAAGATACCTGTCgaccttttagctactgtacaCTCCAGTAGCTTCTTTCTCTATCGACAGTTGTACACATACTCTAATCTAACATAATCATCATTCCCAAACCGTAGCAacaaggttaacactagaactaccaaatgcatcaaatgacccattcctacaTCCCTTCCGCAACTATCTAAAAGGACCGGATGTTTCAAGGAAATGAGTAAcgaaattgattgaaaaatacgcaaactaaatcaTAATTCAACTAAAATCTCAGCAGACTACTGGAGTTTCCATAGGCAAATGAAGAACTCTAACAGAATTAGTTCTAACATTGAACAGTACAATCCTATCAATCCTATCCAAAGCGCGAGCAATCAAGTCCTCCAAAGATCATCTCCGCTGATTGACGATCCAATAGATGATCTTACTTCTAGCAGGGCATTGGTGTGATCCATTCTTCGCTTGCGGCACCTCGCAGCTGCCATCTTGTTCCTCTCCCGGCGTATCTGCCTGcgctcctcctcctccgggGTCATGCCGATCGTTCTGGTGGGCCTTCTGCCGCCCATGTTGCGCCTCGCTGgctgctgcggctgcggctgtgTCTGATGGGGCTCCACGAGGGTGGTGTTCGTCGCTGCCACCGGGGCGGCACTCGCCGCGATGATGTGGTGCGTCGCCGTGTTTTGGGTCTGCGCCGGGGTCGGCTGCGACGGCTCGACCAGGGGCGGCACGAACCCGGCCTCGCGGCTGTGCGACGCTGACTCGCTGGTCAGCTCGAGGAACGTCTGCTCGATGCTGCGGAGCGTCGTCGGCGTCAGCGTCGGCGTCGTCCTCGTCGGCACGCCGCTGTGTAATCCGTCCAAGGATACCAACTGCAACGGAAAGACAGCCTGTTAATCACCGGTTCTCatttcaaccccttgtcttatttCTTTCGCGACTACGTGCAACCATTTTGTTGCTTCTAGTTCGATAAAACGAGTGCAATTTTACGTTTGGAGAACTGCGATtggtaatagtaatatttcAGTTGAATTCGAAGGGAGTAGATGACATTtgtgaaattctatttaatgAAGACTTCAAACAGGATTAACCCTTAGCTGTCCGAAGTGCTCCTCTTTCtgactttgaggttcacgtcgacgttagttcattcgattacagtttaatatgacgctctatttatttattcaagaatatttgggagtcattgaaacgttacctttaaatggtacaattgtgatgctacaaatatagaaaaaattgttaaaacaggtagaggttgcaataaaatagaatgtcgagtctgattcgacataggactgctaagagTTAATGAAGTTCTAATGAAGATTTCAGTTTCGTACGATGATGAGGCAAGTTAACGCGTTCCAAGGAg
Above is a genomic segment from Nomia melanderi isolate GNS246 chromosome 8, iyNomMela1, whole genome shotgun sequence containing:
- the LOC116423951 gene encoding zinc finger protein-like 1 homolog, which translates into the protein MGLCKCPKRRVTNLFCFEHRVNVCEHCMVTNHPKCIVQSYILWLHDHDYNPVCNLCSLNLNEGDCVRLTCYHMFHWACLDKYARHLPATTAPAGYTCPACKECIFPDSKLVSPVADVLREKLAGVNWARAGLGLPLLSEDREQKPEQERPSLRVESTSYQNHTLTTSSSPTVATSRASSSMNSVHTNINNVHLNNQKLGPPYSIVNIDSSLGLSTPTSRKVCEAYDDPKEISFDHDENKYKRKSAMEWFLRWWKLIVSPPPRRRNTSGSIYERYAVIGIMGILAFIGILILFSWLGRMATDGDPSYDLHANPHVIVEDQPVGI
- the mRpS18A gene encoding mitochondrial ribosomal protein S18A; protein product: MAGLFRFVKSITTIQLPVQNRNVSLSATSYLKEIIEKREGNTITYEGIIKPDENDKRFLKPKGNACPVCSSGLDIKHTDVLILSQFVRSNGNMLPRRITGLCKVQQKRITTMVVMAQKAGLMPNLAPRNSKNDPTRRYQWKKYNTYYDEETIKQRYWLN
- the mRRF2 gene encoding mitochondrial ribosome recycling factor 2, with product MLKRRLITTSWCKFQKRYVQNSSKVVKGERNDHEIAKIRNIGILAHIDAGKTTTTERMLFYSGIIRSMGEVHHGNTVTDYMDQERQRGITITSAAVTFEWKNHLINLIDTPGHIDFTMEVEQTLKVLDGAVVILDGSAGVEAQTQTVYKQADKYGIPKIIYVNKMDRADANFDASLKSIESKLHVEALPIQFPIKVQRHLNGIVDVITLEKMIFETNDAGMKLTKLKLSEKEDKSLWEMALEKRRLLTDKLSGMDDNLANVIIAQESLDNITPQLLTDALRRSTIHMKGVPVLLGSSYKNIGVQPLMDSVLLYLPSPDQSKYFKYYKSFDNHLSARAFKVVHDKQRGALTFFRIYTGEMKKNDKVYNVQKETSEQVTKLYTACADDYQEVLKITNGNIAAAAGLKTTTTGDLIVTNALAVNRAREKLESNTNITPEEINNFFDSNSALEHVFFCAIEAPSLSYQVALESALKQLEREDAGLKVTLDEETGQTILAGMGELHIEIIKERIRSEFKIDADIGPLQIAYRETIVDPVRDTFTTEYAIGKYNYAVTLTISLIPNYKEARTLLLDKSPESCSNISAISLKVMKAVEKGVKSVLLHGPKLSYPVINMGVKLHWLEFKPATPTTIITAAVSQAIRKLMHASTILLLEPIMQLEVVVEAEYAGAVMADLRKRRAEIHSFDVRGENKVINCCVPLAETLGYSTALRIASSGHATFSMEFNRYEPLDSYNEAEVIKKVTGVI
- the LOC116423953 gene encoding uncharacterized protein LOC116423953 — encoded protein: MVAGYVSLLYSVGEKPLEYWSKRQSQSGRIRKILDSDLLENTGNRQVIEVQDLEQPDDYGTSILCPSDSSRFLSIELPVLVVVIKNLNSHCRLQVQVVDTQSCLHHFQFTNAESERYNSKGVICRVRVKLEAGWNKLELDLSQLTQTAFNSTYAATQRLQICGNCRLRRVYFIDKHYEHQEVCSELYHSFLDAYMLKWGIRGVERSTQTNVKRTKSRFREASNQKGTSKHVSGDNVSSEDSNDSKGTKRKLEESFLRNLQIKSDILINDFFDRQGKLPRTSEFKRHAKLKRYALPLMNARSKRQDTSLSEDVFKKFSVPKTFTDTCIHSEEENAMRAMQEKWHDRYLLREETKTGDKRNMKRTMLDQKPRSMLILSEVKAGNENRHLGV